CTCCCTCTCAGCAGTGGCTCTTGTAGTGGCAACTGGAGTGGCCTTGTTCGCTTACCTTCGCATGTCCAAATGTGTGTAGTGTTATCTCAGTGATCTCCAGAGGCGGAGATATTCCTCAGTCAGAGCTGTCCATGTGTGTCTGCCTGCAAAGATCTTGCCCGTGTTGGAGATCTTCTGATACAGATGTGGGTTGCTCTTCAATCTTGCGATTTCTCTGGCAACCCCCTCTGCGGTTGTCTGAATAGAGATCGGTCCCCCTGCATCGTTCACTGACCTCAGATATGAGATCCGTAGAGGCGACGTTGCAAGACTGACCACAGGAATTCCCAGTGACATGGCCTCCAATATGGAGAGAAATCCAACAGCCAGACATACCTTTGCACTTCCGGCAATTGACCATGGCTCATGCATCGCACCATGAAATTTGACTGGTAGACCTCTCTCTCTTGCAACCTGCTCCACCTGTGGTCTTAGAGAACCATCCCCGATTACTTCCATGTGCAGATTTAGTCCGTGTCCCTCCCTCAAGATGCGGAGTGCCTCGATGTATTCCATGATCCCTGTATCTCTCTCAATGCGCCCCACATAGACAAGACCCTGTCTATTGTTAGACGGACTCGCAGGGATCTCAACTGCTCCAAGAGTTATCTGTCCACATTCTATTCCATAGCACCGCTCAAT
This Candidatus Thorarchaeota archaeon DNA region includes the following protein-coding sequences:
- a CDS encoding glycosyltransferase family 4 protein, whose protein sequence is MPRQKSITMVVERFWPAIGGVEKHVFRLAQELTRRSWSVRVITGAHEKGLADIEKVEGIEIHRIPYTHARSPPRAMSWIIRNRHLWKGVDIIHIHDTVPLLVWCLPILAVRGKRSTAATFHGYEHDPVPLRFLLLRRVARRLMGKRTLCVGQFIERCYGIECGQITLGAVEIPASPSNNRQGLVYVGRIERDTGIMEYIEALRILREGHGLNLHMEVIGDGSLRPQVEQVARERGLPVKFHGAMHEPWSIAGSAKVCLAVGFLSILEAMSLGIPVVSLATSPLRISYLRSVNDAGGPISIQTTAEGVAREIARLKSNPHLYQKISNTGKIFAGRHTWTALTEEYLRLWRSLR